Proteins from a genomic interval of Quercus robur chromosome 9, dhQueRobu3.1, whole genome shotgun sequence:
- the LOC126698480 gene encoding F-box protein At4g22280-like has translation MKKKKIAVVDRISDLPESLLCHILSFLPTKESVATSILSTRWKLLWTLVPKLDLDSDEITASELLRDDEYLRESEIKFAHVVSSVLAQQERGELRTFRLRWKFYWDGSHLDAWLRTVAARKVKELDLRIYTDGENLKLPPSFLSCTTLVVLKLSDTIALDIDTPSLSFNFPSLKKLLVASLMPSNSQEYSFLKLLSGCPVLEDLSLTTELFEREYKICVPTLKRLSIHDFHYDYDYELKINAPALEYLNFFGDLRDIKFYEKLNNLVRADVYIAILDSVPEEFRWKWVSNLFAALNNVKLLSFSPRGPVWNNFENIYPSSFQNLVQLVFVVNGQNWNVLPDLLQKAPNLETLFITTDYDIVKINSYRKEAQYNPDNLSSLTSFYFRDFFGDKDQVELVKYVLKEARVLKTATIEVSREELKESVLEKLSMFPRCSTTCLLRVE, from the exons atgaaaaagaaaaagattgcaGTGGTGGACAGGATTAGTGATCTACCGGAATCTCTTCTGTGCCACATTCTCTCCTTCCTTCCAACCAAAGAGTCAGTCGCCACAAGCATTTTGTCAACCAGGTGGAAGCTCCTTTGGACTCTCGTCCCAAAGCTAGATCTCGACAGTGACGAGATCACCGCTTCGGAGCTTTTGCGTGACGATGAATATTTACGTGAGAGTGAGATCAAGTTTGCACATGTTGTGTCAAGTGTTTTGGCTCAACAAGAACGTGGAGAGCTCCGAACTTTTCGCCTCAGATGGAAATTTTATTGGGATGGTTCCCATCTCGACGCATGGCTTCGCACTGTCGCTGCTCGTAAAGTCAAAGAACTTGATCTCCGCATTTATACTGATGGGGAAAATCTGAAATTGCCTCCAAGCTTTCTCTCTTGCACCACATTAGTGGTTCTGAAATTATCTGATACTATTGCTCTTGATATTGATACTCCTTCATTATCCTTTAATTTCCCGAGCCTAAAGAAACTGCTAGTAGCTTCTTTGATGCCGAGTAATTCACAAGAATACTCTTTCTTGAAACTTCTCTCTGGCTGCCCTGTCCTCGAAGATTTGTCACTTACAACTGAACTCTTTGAGCGTGAATATAAAATATGTGTTCCCACGCTCAAACGCTTAAGTATCCATGATTTTCATTATGACTATGATTATGAACTCAAGATAAATGCCCCAGCTCTTGAGTACTTGAACTTCTTTGGTGATCTACGCGACATCAAATTCTAtgaaaaactaaacaacctAGTTCGGGCGGATGTCTATATTGCTATATTAGATTCTGTACCTGAAGAATTTCGCTGGAAATGGGTGTCCAATCTTTTTGCTGCACTGAATAACGTCAAATTGCTCTCATTTTCTCCAAGAGGCCCAGTG TGgaacaactttgaaaatatttatccTTCCTCATTCCAGAATTTGGTCCAACTAGTATTTGTAGTGAATGGTCAAAACTGGAATGTGCTACCAGACTTGCTCCAAAAAGCTCCCAATCTAGAAACTCTTTTTATTACTACG GATTATGATATCGTTAAGATCAACTCATATCGGAAGGAGGCACAATATAATCCTGATAATCTGTCATCACTCACAAGTTTTTATTTCAGAGATTTTTTTGGTGATAAGGATCAAGTGGAACTTGTGAAATATGTTCTAAAGGAGGCAAGAGTTTTGAAAACAGCAACAATTGAAGTTTCTCGTGAAGAGTTGAAGGAAAGTGTTCTTGAGAAACTATCAATGTTCCCAAGGTGCTCAACAACATGTTTACTTAGAGTTGAATGA